The sequence GCTTCACGCGGCGCTTCGCCGGTGTGATGGCCAGTGCGATGGGGCTCGAGACGACGGTGTCGCCGGTCAGTTACCGCCTGCCCTGGTAGGCGAGCCAGAGCCGCAGCCCTCGTTGCTCAAGGCTGCGGTGTCTCTCGGGGGTGCGGTGCCATTCAGGAGCGCGGCGCATCCAGCAGAGGGTTGACGCCTGCCTCGCGCAGCAGTTCGCACAGGCGAATCAGCGGCAGGCCGATCAGGCTGTTGGGATCACGCCCCTCGAGGCGCTCGAAGAGCGTGATGCCCAGGCCTTCCATGCGGAAACTGCCGGCGCTGTCGAGGGGGCGTTCTCGCTCGACGTAGCACTCGATCTCGGCGCTGGTCAGGGAGCGGAAGACGACTTCGTAGTCTTCATGGCAGACCCAGTGGCGCGCGGAGTGCGTGTCGATCAGGGCCAAGCCGGTCACGAAGCGCACGCGACGTCCGGAGAAGCGCGCCAGCTGGGCGCGTGCGGCTGACAGGTCCACCGGCTTGCCCAGTATCTCGCCTTCGAAGACGGCGACCTGGTCGCTGCCGATGATCAGGTGATGGGGGTAGGCATCCGCCACGGCGTCGGCCTTGCCGAGTGCCAGGCGATGGACCAGTGTCTCGGCACTTTCTCCGTGGCGCGGCGTCTCATCGATGCTGGGAGCTGTCCAGGTGAAAGGCAGTCCGAGGCGTTCAAGCAGTTCACGACGCCAGCGTGAGCTGGACGCCAGGACCAGTGGAGTCATCATGGCTCTCCCGTCGGGGCGCGTTGCGAGCATTGGCTGGGCGGCGCGCGGCAAGTATTTGAAAAACAAGGGGGCAGGATGCCGTAAATCCTCTCGGCATTGAAGTGTCAGGCGCGTACAATCGCGCGCTGGACGTGTAGCCCAGTGTCAGTTGCCGCATATCGACGTGAAAGCGTGATGGTGAGGAGGCTGGCAAAAGCAACAAGTTGCTCATGCATTTTGACACCGGGAGGGGGAATCCCTATTATGGCGCGCCTATGTTGACCACAAGACTGCCGACCAAGGTCGAGCCCTACCGGCTGGCGTCAGCGGGTAAACGCCTTGAAGGCGTGATTCCACTGGCGAACATGCCCCGTGTTGTTGAGGCCATCGGTGC comes from bacterium Scap17 and encodes:
- a CDS encoding septum formation inhibitor Maf — its product is MTPLVLASSSRWRRELLERLGLPFTWTAPSIDETPRHGESAETLVHRLALGKADAVADAYPHHLIIGSDQVAVFEGEILGKPVDLSAARAQLARFSGRRVRFVTGLALIDTHSARHWVCHEDYEVVFRSLTSAEIECYVERERPLDSAGSFRMEGLGITLFERLEGRDPNSLIGLPLIRLCELLREAGVNPLLDAPRS